In Bactrocera oleae isolate idBacOlea1 chromosome 3, idBacOlea1, whole genome shotgun sequence, a genomic segment contains:
- the GramD1B gene encoding protein Aster-B isoform X1, with protein MSCASTKRQQSTTTTPINSTEPAPFTSASSSPILENPLIDHRGNVANQDSSIITSALEYTDLRKSRPTPPPRLGRVQKITSAAAPAHQTLMIKNIESISTHANAEEKDEEKEEKNICCGPNRKSSIADEIGAAQVNKLKPIKEGAEETKPINTDNTKTDSDAATIVSSDVQELGGGDLKLANNTFSSTTVKIETAVDVPNSSTSDSNLVPTGTNKYIQSTVKFSAVSETLECVLSDTDKTEKENQDSASGTTLDGLLPKASNSGESSLSRDNSIVLGKSKLPKTPSFSKLSNSLQSSLGALSGSRPDEDTISKSSDTSGELVRGIFEDSSAVDKPKSGSRLSERAKKKSWYNVLYPNYKSRAEDFKKLFKEVPCEERLIVDYSCALQRDILVQGRLYVSQNYVCFHANIFRWETYLTIRWKDVTSITKEKTALVIPNAILICTAKEKYFFATFTTRDKAFLMLFRVWQNTLMNKQMLPQEIWQWVHNCYGDELGLTTDDEEDYIDPTTVQTENEGDIDYASALEDATSIVSSTLTSDYNTAHSTQNVNNSGGNSSSTSSGGGGVGSKSKTKSYFFNSNKSIANSSTTTSASGSDNKTSDNNIRERESVSKNIMNAKELTLTSVKPEDDTAKCKTGSYNANESSSGASKETKSSTLKPQPHEKRKVSKSTRVRDEAASNNQTNLPTDVSGSSDSEENKAPFVATAECTSAHEGRQLVHTILPINVDTLFNLLFSKSKFLMDFHAMRKTENMSFGEWLTDEDGKKTRAVSLTVQLLASVGPKTARVTETQEIRDCSKPGELYSIDITSVNAGIPYADSFSVLMHYCFVRTVDDHTMLSVHAQIKYKKSIWGVVKGFIEKNTWAGLEEYFNAMQQALQSETCIPPAKAKGRRPRRGTAAQARPTEDVPETQTKSEAVEVATATSRRNVPRLPLVAAQQSPVETEPQNKHKWLSVFVIALLFFLIALNVILLLKLWALEERIDDDIGNRARLPNLAALRELPNSNEEWVELLRQQEILHEAELKKWHKVLQTAIELLKKVSAVCEFIYKNDKLTQQIDKIHEEL; from the exons ATGAGTTGTGCCAGTACAAAAAGACAACAATCTACAACAACTACACCAATTAATAGTACGGAGCCAGCGCCCTTCACTTCAGCATCATCGTCCCCAATTTTAGAAAACCCCTTAATAGATCATAGAGGCAACGTTGCAAACCAGGACTCATCTATAATTACAAGTGCTCTTGAATATACAGACTTAAGGAAAAGTAGGCCAACACCACCCCCAAGATTAGGAAGGGTCCAAAAAATTACTTCCGCTGCGGCGCCGGCTCATCAAACGCTGAT gataaaaaatattgagagCATATCAACTCATGCGAACGCTGAGGAAAAAGATgaagaaaaggaagaaaaaaatatttgttgtggtCCCAACAG GAAATCTTCCATCGCCGATGAAATTGGTGCAGCACAGGTCAATAAACTAAAACCAATTAAAGAGGGGGCCGAAGAAACTAAGCCAATAAACACTGATAATACTAAAACTGATAGCGACGCAGCCACTATAGTTTCTAGTGATGTTCAGGAACTTGGAGGCGGCGATTTGAAATTGGCGAATAATACGTTCTCATCTACTACAGTTAAAATAGAGACAGCTGTTGACGTCCCCAACTCTTCTACGTCTGACTCAAATTTGGTCCCAACTGGGACTAACAAATACATACAGAGCACCGTTAAATTCTCAGCAGTGTCGGAAACACTTGAATGCGTACTCAGCGACACTGACAAAACCGAAAAGGAAAATCAAGACTCAGCGAGTGGAACCACATTGgatggattattgcctaaggcgTCTAATAGCGGAGAAAGTTCACTAAGTCGAGATAATTCAATTGTTTTAGGAAAAAGTAAATTACCGAAAACACCATCGTTTTCAAAATTATCCAATAGCTTGCAGAGTTCGCTGGGAGCACTTAGCGGCAGCCGCCCTGATGAG GACACCATCAGCAAGTCAAGCGATACTTCTGGTGAGCTAGTGCGTGGTATATTTGAAGATTCGAGTGCTGTTGATAAACCAAAAAGCGGCTCTCGGCTTTCGGAACGAGCCAAAAAGAAGTCTTGGTACAACGTCCTTTATCCGAATTACAAATCACGCGCAGAAGATTTCAAAAAGCTCTTCAAAGAGGTACCGTGCGAGGAGCGTCTTATTGTTG ATTACTCGTGCGCACTGCAGCGCGACATTCTAGTGCAGGGACGCTTGTATGTCTCACAGAATTATGTTTGTTTTCATGCTAATATATTCCGATGGGAAACTTATTTAACCATACGATGGAAGGATGTCACATCAATAACAAAGGAGAAAACTGCTCTTGTCATACCAAATGCCATTTTGATTTGTACTGCTAAGGAGAAGTACTTCTTTGCCACATTCACAACACGTGACAAGGCGTTTTTGATGCTCTTTCGAGTATGGCAGAATACGTTGATGAACAAGCAAATGCTGCCGCAAGAAATATGGCAATGGGTGCATAATTGTTACGGCGATGAACTTGGTTTGACTACAGACGACGAAGAAGATTACATTGATCCAACCACAGTACAAACAGAGAACGAAGGTGATATCGATTATGCATCAGCACTAGAAGACGCAACTTCTATTGTTAGCTCAACCCTCACAAGTGACTACAACACAGCACATTCAACTCAAAACGTGAACAATAGCGGGGGTAATAGCTCCAGCACAAGTAGTGGCGGCGGTGGCGTTGGCAGCAAATCAAAAACCAAGTCATACTTTTTCAATTCGAATAAATCGATTGCGAACTCTTCGACCACAACGTCGGCAAGCGGTTCGGATAACAAAACAAGTGACAATAACATACGCGAACGCGAAAGCGtttcaaaaaacataatgaACGCGAAGGAATTAACATTGACTTCGGTGAAGCCGGAAGATGATACTGCCAAGTGTAAGACGGGCAGTTATAATGCGAATGAAAGTAGCAGCGGCGCCAGTAAAGAGACGAAAAGTTCAACACTTAAACCACAACCGCATGAAAAGCGCAAAGTTTCAAAAAGTACGCGCGTCCGTGATGAGGCGGCAAGCAATAATCAAACCAATTTGCCTACAGATGTCTCTGGTTCCAGTGACTCTGAAGAGAATAAAGCTCC TTTTGTTGCAACGGCGGAATGCACATCAGCACATGAAGGCCGTCAATTAGTACACACAATACTTCCCATTAATGTAGATACGCTGTTCAACTTGCTCTTCTCAAAATCCAAATTCCTAATGGATTTCCATGCTATGCGCAAAACCGAGAATATGTCTTTCGGCGAATGGCTAACTGATGAGGACGGCAAGAAAACGCGCGCCGTAAGCTTAACAGTGCAGTTATTAGCTTCCGTGGGACCAAAAACAGCCAGG GTGACCGAGACGCAGGAAATACGCGACTGCAGCAAACCCGGTGAACTGTATTCCATAGATATAACTAGTGTTAACGCTGGCATTCCATATGCAGATAGTTTTAGCGTTTTAATGCATTACTGCTTCGTAAG AACCGTGGATGACCATACAATGTTGTCTGTTCATGcgcaaattaaatacaaaaaatccaTTTGGGGTGTCGTTAAGGGCTTTATAGAGAAGAACACATGGGCCGGTTTGGAGGAGTACTTTAACGCCATGCAGCAAGCGTTGCAAAGTGAAACCTGCATACCACCCGCCAAGGCAAAAGGACGGCGCCCACGCCGCG GTACTGCAGCCCAAGCGCGTCCCACGGAGGATGTGCCCGAAACACAGACCAAAAGCGAAGCAGTTGAAGTGGCAACGGCCACCAGTCGACGCAACGTTCCGCGGCTACCCTTGGTCGCTGCACAGCAATCCCCAGTCGAAACAGAACCACAAAACAAACATAAGTGGCTGTCGGTGTTTGTGATTGCCTTATTGTTTTTCTTAATCGCTCTAAATGTAATACTCCTACTCAAGCTTTGGGCACTGGAAGAGCGCATTGACGACGATATAGGCAATAGGGCGCGCTTACCGAATTTGGCTGCTTTGAG AGAATTACCGAATTCGAATGAAGAGTGGGTGGAGTTGTTGCGTCAGCAGGAGATCTTGCATGAGGCGGAGCTAAAAAAGTGGCACAAAGTGTTGCAAACTGCCATCGAATTGCTGAAAAAGGTGAGCGCCGTGTGCGAATTTATTTACAAGAATGATAAACTAACACAACAGATCGATAAGATCCATGAGGAGCTCTAG